GGGCGGAGAGGAAGCGCTCGGCGTCCAGAGCGGCGGAGCAGCCGGTACCGGCGGCAGTGATCGCCTGGCGGTAGGTGTGGTCGACCACGTCGCCGGCGCCGAAGACACCGGTCAGGTTGGTGCGGGTGGACGGCGAGGCGACCTTCAGGTAGCCCTCCTCGTCCAGGTCCAGCTGGCCCTTGAACAGCTCGGTGCGCGGGTCGTGGCCGATCGCGATGAACAGACCGGTCACGGCCAGGTCCGACAGCTCGCCGGTCTTGATGTTGCGCAGCTTCAGACCGGAGAGCTTCTGCTCGCCCTGGATCTCGGCGACCTCGCTGTCCCAGATGAACTTGATCTTCGAGTCCCCGAAGGCCCGCTCCTGCATCGCCTTGGAGGCACGCAGGGTGTCCCGGCGGTGGACGATCGTCACGGACTTGGCGAACCGCGAGAGGAAGGTGGCCTCCTCCATCGCGGTGTCACCGCCGCCGATCACGGCGATGTCCTGGTCCCTGAAGAAGAACCCGTCACAGGTGGCGCACCAGGAGACACCTCGGCCGGAGAGGGCGTCCTCGTTCGGCAGGCCGAGCTTGCGGTGCTGGGAGCCGGTGGTGACGATGACGGCCTTCGCCTTGTGGACCGTGCCGGCGGTGTCGGTGACGGTCTTGATCTCACCCGCGAGGTCAACGGAGACGACGTCGTCCGGGATGAGCTCGGCACCGAAGCGCTCCGCCTGCGCCCGCATGTTGTCCATGAGCTCGGGGCCCATGATGCCGTCGCGGAAGCCCGGGAAGTTCTCGACCTCGGTGGTGTTCATCAGCGCGCCACCGGCGGTGACGGCGCCCTCGAACACCAGGGGCTTCAGCGACGCGCGCGCGGTGTAGAGCGCTGCCGTGTAGCCGGCGGGCCCGGAGCCGATGATGATCACGTTACGGACGTCGCTCACGGCTTGATTCCTCGTCTCTGGTCTGTGTCAGTCGACCGGTGGGAGCCCGTTTCCGAGCTCTCACCCACCCAACGGATCCTAAGGGGCGCGCATTCCCGGTGTGTCGGGGCACACGCATACCGGGCGGGGGTGACTGACGGAGTGCTCCAGCAGACTCAGGACCGAGCGAAAGAGTGCTTCAAGAGCACGGTGCCGGCAGTGCCGGGCTGCTGGCGGATGCAGGCCGCGTCCACGACGTAGGCCGTGACGCGCTTGCTGTCGTCAGGGTCCGGCAGGACGACCAGGTACGCGCTCTTCCCGCCATAGGTGCCGGTCTTCGCGGCCAGGGCCTGATCACTCCGGGGGATCGCCCGGCGGACACAGTCGGGGACGGGGATCTGCGTCTGGAGCAGGGTGTTCGCACTCTCGGTGCCCTGCGGGGTGCTCTGGTCGCCGGTGATGCCGGATCGCGGGTGCTGGCTGTTGTAGCCCCGCTGCGGCACCTGCTTCGACGTGAGGAGATCGTGCACCTGGTTCTGGACACTGGCGCCGGAGAATGCGCTGATCGACGGGCTCGGTGTGCTGTGAGCCGTTGTGGAGGAGCTACCGCCGATGAGTGACTGGATGACCAGTGTCCCGGCTCCCAGGACGGCAGCGGTCAGTACCGTCCCCAGCACGACGGTCCTGCGCCGCCGACCGCGTCCGCTCTTCTTCCGCCCAGGGCCGGTCGTCGCCTTCGAGTGTCCGGCAGGGCGATCGACAGGGCGCTCGACCGGCGTCGATGTTTCACGTGAAACAAGCCCCTCGGTGGCGTCCCTGGCGGAGCTGAGGAGTGCCTCGGCGGCGAGGGCGGCATCGATACGAGCGGCCACGAAGGCCGGCATGGGCTCCGCCTCCGGCGCGGACCCCAGCAGTCCCCGGATC
Above is a genomic segment from Streptomyces fodineus containing:
- the trxB gene encoding thioredoxin-disulfide reductase, translated to MSDVRNVIIIGSGPAGYTAALYTARASLKPLVFEGAVTAGGALMNTTEVENFPGFRDGIMGPELMDNMRAQAERFGAELIPDDVVSVDLAGEIKTVTDTAGTVHKAKAVIVTTGSQHRKLGLPNEDALSGRGVSWCATCDGFFFRDQDIAVIGGGDTAMEEATFLSRFAKSVTIVHRRDTLRASKAMQERAFGDSKIKFIWDSEVAEIQGEQKLSGLKLRNIKTGELSDLAVTGLFIAIGHDPRTELFKGQLDLDEEGYLKVASPSTRTNLTGVFGAGDVVDHTYRQAITAAGTGCSAALDAERFLSALADEDKAEPEKSAAV
- a CDS encoding anti-sigma factor family protein, producing MTSTTDTAGHPDVAEISDLTEGLLPPHRGADVQRHLEACELCAEVHASLGEIRGLLGSAPEAEPMPAFVAARIDAALAAEALLSSARDATEGLVSRETSTPVERPVDRPAGHSKATTGPGRKKSGRGRRRRTVVLGTVLTAAVLGAGTLVIQSLIGGSSSTTAHSTPSPSISAFSGASVQNQVHDLLTSKQVPQRGYNSQHPRSGITGDQSTPQGTESANTLLQTQIPVPDCVRRAIPRSDQALAAKTGTYGGKSAYLVVLPDPDDSKRVTAYVVDAACIRQQPGTAGTVLLKHSFARS